Below is a window of Tolypothrix bouteillei VB521301 DNA.
GGTCGTTATTTCAAGCCCACAGGGAGAATTTGAGATTCAGTCACCTACTCACAACTACGAACAAAATCAGCAAGTTGCTTCCCAAATAAATAGTTTTATTAGCTCTCAGCAAACAGACTTCTCAGTTAGGCAAAACCAGTGGCATGATTACTCTTTATATTTTCTATTCATTCTAGTGCTAATGACAATTGGAATGTTCTTAATCACATCTCCTGTTGAAAACTGTACTTTCTACAAGAGTCTAAATAAAGTTGTGATAGAACGCAAAGGTTTACGCGATCGCAAGCTCGTTGAATATCCATTTTCAGAGATTTTACGTGTTGACATAGAATCAAAAAGCGAACGTTACGGCAAGCGTTACCGACTTATCCTGATTTTGAAATTTTTACAGGAGATTCCAATTCATCAAAACTATACCAACAAAGAAGATGTTTCTCATTGCCTTTTCAACATCCATTTATTTATGGAGCACAAAATTTAACTGGGGCATTTATGCAAAAGTCTCTAGACACAATTAACAGGTTCAACAGGATAGCTCTCCACTCAGTCTATGATGAAACATCGGCTTACGTACTTATACTGTCAGAATGTTCCGTCAATCAGTGCTAGCCGCCGCCTTTCGTGGCGAACTCGTTCCCGAAGACCCCAATGACGAACCTGCATCTGTCCTGCTAGAATGCATTCGCGCAGAACGTGCCTTACTCCAAAACCAAACCAAAACTGCTAAGAAATACACACCCAAAACTGGTGGACGGCGGGGTAAAAAAACCCAACAGTCAGAACCAGAACCGGAGTCAGTGCAGTTAGAGTTATTGGAATAGCGTATAGGGCGAGCGCTCAGGCGTGGAGTAGTTTGGCTATGGCTGCACACAAGGGCTTAGCGAGCACTTTGGGTTGCTTATACCAACATCTGCATATTTAAATCGTTGAAGCAGTGTTCCATTCAGAATTAAAAAACATCGAATCTTGTGTATCAGATTCCAAGTGAGCCGCTTCATTTTTTGATAGGTCATTCAGAGATAACCCTATGATAAGACTTTGCCCACCACTTAAAAGCATGAAACGACGGTGTTCTTTATCAGATTTTAATTGCCGGATTTCTCCTAAAGAGTTTAGCTCTTTAAACCATGATTGAATATAAGGCTTAGTTAATCTATTACCCACTTTGCTTGAGGTAAGCAGGCGTACATTTTGTGAAACAGAGACTCCAAGTGTTGCTAGTGTTAAAATGTGGCTCAAACCTTTGTTATCTAAATAAGGGTCAAAGACTGCTTCAATTGTAGATGTGGCAATTAATCCTACTAACTTGCTAAAATTTGTGGTAGGTTCATTTTGGTAAAGACGTATTGACGTTGGAGTTGAAGACCATAACAATGCCGTTGAAGTGAATGGAATTCGATTTGAAACTTTAGTCCCCGAACGAATGATACACCTTCCTAAGCATGGAGACGAAACTCCTGTTCAGTTTGGAGTTCGGATTACCAATCAAACGTCAATTCCTTATCGTTTTGAGTTGCAGCGGTTTCTACCAGAACTTTCAGATTCACATGGACGGCTAATGAAAGTAGAAGGCGTAAATCGGAATACTAGTACTGAAACTGAAGAATCAGATATTCCGCTGATTACACCCGGACAGAATTTGGAATTTTTAGTGAATGCCCAATTCAGTTGGTACAGCAAAGACTGCCTTACGCTTTCAGGTAAAGCATTTTATGGAGGTGTTTGGGAATTATATAACTTCAAATCTGGTACATACCAAATTAGGCTTAATTATGAAAATTATCTGGTAAAAAAGAAGATGTTTTTATCAAAAGGAAGAATGGAAGTTGATAGTTTTTGGGTAGGAAAAGTTGCCACAAATTTAGCTCAACTGTCCCTCAGATAAAACTGAATACTGTCTAACTAATGATGCAGAAGTAATACCATTTTGGGTCATTTACTTATACATAGCTCAAGCAGCCAATTTGGAGGATGCTGTTGCGATGATACGCACTCAGTACCCAGAAGTGGTGGAGACCTTGGAAGTCGTGACTGTGGGCGACGTGCTAGCACCTAATCAAGTCATTGCTTTAGACTACAGTCAGTTACTATCAAATTGACATCTCCAACCAGCCTTAAATGCCGTCCCGTTATATTCACTCCCGCCTAGAACGAATGCGCCGAGTGGATGAATACCCTTTCCCAAAGGGAACTAAGGGGGGTAGTAATGTGATGAAAATGACAGCTAACCACTTTTCAAACATCTTCTTAGATACCTTTCCGGATATCACAGAACAATCGCCATCTTCAAAACGGTAGTTATTGATTGCTCTTTTCTTACATATTAGGACAAGTTGGCATATCATCTCCAACAAGTAGTCTTGCAAGACTGGGCAATGCCTCACCGTAAGTTGGGTGAATGTGAACCGATTGTTCGAGTACCTGCCAAGTTGCTTTAGCTTCCATAAGTGACAAAAAGACATGCACGAGTTCCGCCGTTTCGTACCCAACCAACGTTGCTCCTAAAATCAAATTTGTGTGTGTGTCGATAACCATGCGGTAGAAACCCAGATCGTGCCCCCATTCAATGCTACGGGCGATGTAAGCCATCGGCAGGGTGACTTCGCGGGCGGTAATTCCCTGTTTTTGAGCCTGGTCTAGCGTCATCCCTACCCGACCCACTTGCGGCTCTGTGTAAACGGCATAGCCTAACACTCGATCGTTGCGTGTCCGGTGTTCGCCACACAGAATGGCTTTCAATCGACGATAGTCTTCCCAAGAAACATGGGTAAAAGCAGGCTGCTTGGCAACGTCTCCGATCGCATAAATTCCAGAATGAGTTGTTTGAAACCGCTCGTCGATTTTAACAAACCCTTGTGCATCTAATTCAACGCCTGTCACTGCGGTATTTAATGCCTGAGTATTCGGTTTGCGCCCAGTCGCAATCAGCAATGCTTCCCCATTAAGTACTTCACCATTATTCAGCGTTAGGGTAAACACACCATTGGTATAAGCAACCTGCCGAACAGTCACATTGAAATGCAGTCCAATTCCGTCTTGCTTAAAGGCATCGGCAAGCACAGCACTGACATCGGATTCTTCTTGAGCCAGCAAGCGATCGCCCCGCACAATCAATGTGGTTTGGCTCCCTAAACGTGCCATTCCTTGCCCTAACTCTAGGGCAATATAGCCACCGCCGACTACGAGCAATCGTGGGGGAATTTGCTGCAAATCAAAGAAATTTCGGTTGGTGAGATAAGGCGTTCCAGCTAAACCAGGAATGTCAGGAATAGTAGAGGATGTTCCCGTGTTGATGACCACGAGCGGAGCCTGCACGGTTACACCTCCTCCGCTCACAGTTCGTTCTCCGGTGAAAGCGGCTTCAGCGCAAACAACTCTAACCCCTGCACTCTCTAATCGGCGCTTAGTACCCTGGTTAAACTGGCTGCGAATACTACGCACACGCTCCATCACAGTAGAAAAATTAACTTCAACCTGCGCGTGTATGCCTAGCTTTGCCGCTTGTCGAGCGCGACCTGCGGCATGGGCAGCTGCTAAAAAGGCTTTAGAAGGAGTACAGCCATAGTTTATGCAACTGCCGCCCAATGCATCGCGCTCAAATAGAACGACATTTCGACCTGCTTTGGCAAAGTCAACCGCAAGTGGAACTCCGCCCTGACCGCTTCCAATCACAATTACATCTGCTGTTTCCATGGTTACCTCTGTTAATAGCTACTACTTATTGCAGTTTGTCGAGTATGACTAGCTTTAATTAAATCAGTGAGAAGGTCGCCGATTGCGATCGTTGGTGCGTTTGTATTGCTTGTCCTCAGCATTTATGATGGAGGAATTGAGAACTTGTGAGTCCTCAATTCCATGTACTCGTAATTCTGAGTTTACCACTGCCATTGAGTCAGTACTCCGGAATGCAAGTTAGTGTCCTGCGCTCTGTCCCCCATCGACATGAAGGATTTCACCCGTCACGAAGTTAGCTGACTCGAGGTAGAGAACCGCATCGACAACATCGGAAATCTCGCCCATATGACCGATCGGGTGCAGGGCATCGAGCTGTACGTGGGTTTCGACAGGATGCATTGGCGTCTTGATAGTACCCAGCGCCACTGCGTTCACCCGGATACTGCGCTTGGCATACTCGATCGCTAGCGATTTGGTCGCAGCATTTAGTCCGCCCTTTGTCAGCGACGCAAGCACGGACGGTACGCCAGCGATCGGGTTGTCAACCAAGCTCGTCGAGATCTGCACGATATGACCGCTGCCCTGCTTCTCCATTTCGGCGATGGCGAATTGCGTCATGTGAAAGAAACCAGCGATGTTGGTGCCCAAGTACGCTGCGTAGTCAGCTTCGGTGTATTGGGTAAATGGCTTGGAGATGAAGATGCCAGCGTTGTTGATGAGGGTATCGATGCGCCCGAATCGAGCCACGCCTTCGGAAATGGCACGCTCGGCGGTTTTTCGCTCGGCGATGTCACCAGGTATCACTAGGACTTCATCATCATTCGATGGCTCGATTGAGCGCGAGGTCGCCACCACCCGATAATTGCGATCGCGGTACGCCTTGACGAGGGCTGCGCCGATGCCTTGCGATGCCCCGGTAATCACAACAACTTTCTGTTCAGTGCTCATAGTAAAACTCCTTTATGCTTTTGAGGGTGTTGCAATTCTGACCTCATCATTTGGAAAGAACAGAAAAAACCTCTTCCATGTAACGGTCAGCAGCTGCGTCAGCTTCTTCTGGACTGCTGCCATTTTGACGTGCCTTTAGATAAGGTGTGTACCAATCCCACCAGTGATGCTCGGAGTGAACCTTCTCGTAGCGATCGTGGTGCTCTGCCGTCTCGCGGAGAAGAGTTGCAAAGGTTGCAACGTCCATGTCTCGTGCTTGCGTCAACTCCCACTCGCGACCGGGAAGTCGTTCCTCGATCTCCTGGAGCAACCAGAGATTCCCTTCTGGATCTTCAAACGAGGCAAATGAGAAATAAGAACGACCTTGCGGGTCGCGTCCGCCGACTCGCGGGTTCTCAACAGCGTTGTTAAAGGGTCCGCCAGCGTAGTGGAAAATCTCGCTCACGTTGACACCACGAGCGATCAAGTCTTCGCGGGCGGCGTCGAGGTCGTCCACGGCTAGAACCAGGTTGTGCGCCGAGCCAATATTGTTCGGAGTCACTCCTTTGCCGAAGATAATCGAGGCTTCCGAGTTGTGGGGCGTCATCTGCACGCCACGGAAGTCGCCCTCCACCACGTCGATGTCGAACCGCCAGCCGAGATTCTCGTAGAATGCCTTCGCACGGTCAACGTCGGAAACGCTGAATACCACGACTTCGAGTTTCATGTTTTGACTGCTTAAGCGATTGCTACTCATTTCGATCTCCTTTATTGTTGATGGATTTGATGTTCAAATTGATTACTTTTCATTCTTCTTTAATCGCCCAATATAAACCACTCAAGTTATTTGAGTTAAAACGCGATTTAATTGTTCTTTGCTTGAAGCAGGCTACCCTAAGTGAGCCACAAGCAATATCAACACGTTGATGGTCAAAGTCGTATTTACTATTTTTCAATCCTGATAATGCTTTTTCGTATTCTGCCTTTTCTGCCTACACTTAAGATTAAAGTGTACTTATCCCCTTGTCCAAACATTTTGATTACAACATGAATTTTCTCTCATGGAGGCGTCGCTTGCGTGGAAAACAGCTGACAAATCAAAAATCGCCAGATGCATCGGCAGCAGTCCCCCTACTTTTTCCTGGGGTAGCGGTAGATGCAGATGAAGTTTCTCTGTTCCATCAGACCATCGATCGAGGCATAGCCAAACGAGAATTGCAGTCTGGCAAACTGCTGTGGACTGTGCCAACTCCGGGAGTACCTCTGGCAGTAGTGGGGCAAAATGTTTGGCTGATAGAAGGATTGGGTAGTCAATTTTGCATCCTAGCACTGAATACTGAAACTGGTGAAACAGTCCACACCTCGACTTGGTTCAATATGCTATTGGGCTTGCCTGCCATCTTTGACTATAACCATTATCAGGGACTATCCATTAATGTTGAAGCAGCCCAGCAAGCTTCAACACAAAACCTTTGGATACGCATTGATGGCAGAACCCAATACGCGGGAGGAGCCGTTCCCAGCCCGCACATAGAAGCTGAAAGTTATAAAGCAATTTCTATGTTGGTGCAAGTTATTCCAGCAACAGCAAATGTCTCGTTAGCTAAAACCGATCGCATAGATGGCTTCACAAAGTTCATGGAGAACCAGCAGGATAATCAACTGCCCATTCCTTTTCCCAGCGACTGTGTTGGGGGAGTGCCAGTCAATTCGTCTTTGATGTCGTCCCAGAAACATTGGGTGGTTCGCTCTGCCCAACTCTCTAACTGCGTTGTGTTGCTGCAGATTTTACCTGTCGATAACTTTAGTGCGCCTTTTTTGCTTCTGCGAGTATTTTCGTCAGATTTAAAGCGCTTGCTGTGGCAGCAACCCATTAGTAATTACTACGAATCCCCAGCCCGCTGCTAACAACTGATGGAATGCGAGCACTTGAGGAGTAATAACATTACGTGAAAAAACAATAAGTAGTTTGTTAGATATCTCCAGAACAATTGCATTTTTGAATTGAAATTCCTATAAACCCAAGTAATAGGGGAGAAAAGAAACAAAATACTCATGACTCCCCTAGTATCAGATTATTAACTTTTTTAGGCTTCTACAGGATTAGATCTATCTCGTAACCATTGTTCTAAATCAGCAACAGTCGAAAAATCCAGTAATGCTTCTGCTAATTCTTCTAACTGTGCAACAGGTAATTTACAAATTTGCTCAATGAATGGGGCTTCAATCTCACCAAGACGACGATTGAGTTGTCGTATAATGACTTTCTGCTCACCTATTATTTCGCCTTCTTCCCTACCTTCTTCCCTACCTTCTTCCCTAGCAAGTTGTACAGTTGGGCTCACCAAAGCCATTTTCCTTTCCTCCTCAAAACGATTGATTTTGGCAACTAATCTTTTTTGTAGCTGTTCGGGCAGCGTCATCATTGTATCAATTATGTCAAAGAGCTTAACAATTTGCTGTTTTGTCAAACCCTGCTCATAAAGTCCGCAAATTAAATGCCATTTCCATTCTTCCCTTTGAGTCAAATTACTCGTGGTTGCTTTAGTTTTTAGATGTGCCATCGTAATGATGGCAAATGGATTACTATTGGATTCTAACTCATGCCAACTCTGTTCGTAATCCATAAGCTTGACAGAGGGAAATGTGAAACTCAATGAGCAATCTAAAACAGATTTAGCATAGCGGTTAGGTCGCCATGTAGGAATAGTGTCACCTAAAACCGCCAAACTAACAACAAATTTCTCATAAAGTTCGGCGGCGCGGTAATTATAAGTGTAAGTAAGTCAGCGTTAAAAAATCAAACTATGTAACGACATATAAAATCAACAAAGAGCCTATGAATACGTCGTTCTAAGGTTTTTACAAAACTCAACATACATTGGTTTTATCGCGCCGNNNNNNNNNNCGTTAAAAAATCAAACTATGTAACGACATATAAAATCAACAAAGAGCCTATGAATACGTCGTTCTAAGGTTTTTACAAAACTCAACATACATTGGTTTTATCGCGCCGACTTACTTATATTCGCTTTTCCAAGTTAACATCATAATCACTTTGCACTTCAATGTGGATTAAAATCCAAGCTTCTTTTTTGTCCAACAACCGAACTTTATACAGTTTATCAGCTACTCCATCTCCCGCTTGTGCTGAAGCGGTAATATTTTGAAGCTCTTTATCCAGAGATTCAGGAGGTTGTGTCCAATCAATTGCTGTGTGTGCTGAGGGGAAGAAAAAGGATAAGAAGTCTTCAAAATATTCGTTTAAAGCTTCTTTCCAGGATTTATCATAGTTGGCTCTTACTTCAGTCATTTTGCTTTTGGTAAATGATATTCACTTGAAAAAATTGGTTTTAGCTTAATATTTTAAGCCAGTAGCTGTCTGGCTTTAATAAACTTAATAATTATATTTTACTCTATTAAATTTTATTCTAATTTTCTAATTTTTTACTTTAAATTTATAATTAAAAAATTTATCTATTAATGATTCATACTAAACATTCTTAAGCTGCTTTATCAAAAAACTTATCAAGCTGCAGAAGAATTTTGGCTCAACCTAACTATCAAGAAGGCCATCCACAGACACAACACCTACAAACTTTCGCAAAACCCTATGACAAGCATCTACGGTTGTTTTTTTATTAGACAGAATTGGCTCTCCTGTTGCACCAACTTGTGTGACTCCTCGTTCACGCTAAAATTCATTTCCGGGTTCGCTAGTTACCTGGGCGTGGGAAACACGCCTGTAGATCTGGACTTACCGCTTACGCGGACTCAATTATAAAGAGGGTATAAGACGCGGATGTATAATACATTTGAAAGGTCGAGTTAAATGCAATTAGGATATGCCAAAAAATCACATAGTAAAGCTAACGCAAGAACAACATCAACAATTAGTTGAAATAGTGAAAAAGAAAATTTATTCTAATAGAGAGAAATAGGAAAATGATGCATGAAAATGAAGAACGAATCCTGAATTCATGGAACCAAAATGCCTTGTCCTGGACGCGGGTGATTCGGTACAATCAAATTGAAAGCAGGGTTCTTGTTACTAACAAGAGCATACTAGAGACTCTAACTGGGCTGAATCCGACAACTTTTTTGGATGTAGGATGCGGAGAAGGATGGTTGTGTCGCGAACTTTTTGCTAAGGGAATTGATGGGTGGGGCGTAGATGCTTCTTGCGCTTTGATTGAAGCAGCACGGGAATATGGAGATTCTCGCTTTCTTGTAAGTTTATACTCCGATCTGGGAACGCAAAAATTTGGTAACATCGATCGTTTTTCTTGCTTTATCTGTAACTTTTCAATTCTCGGACAAAGAGACTTGACTGATATCGCTGATGCCGGTCACCGTCTTCTAGAACCTTGTGGTAAAATCATCGTTCAAACACTTCACCCGTCTACTGCTTGTGGTGACACTGAAACCGCAGATGGCTGGAGGGAGACTTCGTGGCAGGAGATCGGAAACGAGCCATTTCACCCTGCTCCTTGGTATTACCGTACTGTTGAATCTTGGATTGAGGAATTTTGCACTCGCGATTACCGACTGCTGAATTTACGAGAAATGTACCATCCGGTAACTAACAAACCTATCTCAATCATTTTTGTTTTTGAGCGGAACTGAAGCGCAATTTTCATTCTTACTTGAGGCTGTGCAGGTGACACGCACTTGTATTAAATTCTGTTAAGTAGTGTCAAGAGCCATATCATGAAGTATATGTGTATTTGGAGCCAGCAATGCAAACTGTAGGGAAAGCCATCGAGCCGACCAAGCCAAAGGTAATTGCGATCGGGGGTGGAATAGGTGGTTTGACTTTAGCACGTGCGTGTCTTGACGTGGGAATTGAAGTGAAGGTGTACGAAAAGCGAGAACTTGACACCATGTTATCTGGACCTGGAGGTATATTTATTCAGCGTAATGCCATGCGGATTTATCGCCTTCTTTGGGGAGGCGAGATTTTCAACCGTTTTTACAAACAAGGAGGCAAAATTTTAAAGGGTGGGTTCTCTAGCAAAACTGGAGATCCTTTATACATTAACTCCCCAGAATTTGTGGGTGAAGAAGATTTAGGTGTATGTCTTCTCAGACCTGAACTGCAACGGATTTTATATGAGGCTTTACCTGAGGGAACAGTACAAACTGGTGTCGCCTTTAAAAGCTTTGAAGATACTGGAGATAGTGTAAAGGTTTACTTTCAAGACGGAAGTACAGACATTGGAGACATTTTAGTAGGTGCTGATGGTCTGTACTCAAAGGTGCGTGCTTGTCTGAACGGTAAAGAGTTTCTCGAAGATCCAGTTTATAGTGGTACGTGTTGCTGGAGGGGATACTTTAACAGAGGGAACATACCTCTAGATGCACAATATAGTTGGATGGAATACTGGGGTCAGGGAAACCGCTTTGGCTATTTTGATGTTGGCGGCGATCGAATTGCTTTCTATGCTTTTAGCCACAGCAAATCTGGTGGTAATGATGATGCAGTTGGCGGCTCCATTCAAGCATTACGAAAAATCTTTGCTGATTATGCCCAACCAGTACCTGCCATTATTGAGGCTCTAGACGATAAGAAGATTTACCGAGATGATATTTTTGATAGGGAACCTTTGGGTACTGAGTGGGGAAGAGGTCGGGTCACCTTACTTGGAGATGCTGCTCATCCGGTACAACCAAATTTAGGTCAAGGTGGCTGTATGGCAGTAGAAGACGCCTTTGAAATCGCTAAGTTACTAAATCTCAGTGCTAACTACAAGGCAATTCCGTCACTGTTGCGTCAGTATGAAAGCAGCCGCAGCCAAAGGGTGACTCGTGTCTTTAATGTATCCCGCCAAGTAGGTGCTCTCGGTCAAACTAACTCTTCTCTAGGATGTTTTTTTCGCAACTGGATTTACAAACTCACTCCAACGTGGCTGGGTGATTTGCAATTTAAATGGTTGTTTGATTACGAACCTTCATGGGAAAAGGTTCTATCTAAACTCGATCTATAATTTTTGGTTGCGATCGGGATTGGCAATTGAAATAGATAGCAAGCATCGGCTCTCTCCAATCCCAACACGCATACTTGTTATAAGTAATAATAAAATACAAAAGTTTACGGAGATGCGTGCAACTTGTAAAGTATCATCATACTGTATGCCCTGCGTGTCTGTAACGGGCAAAACACCCGTTCTACAAGTTTTTTGTATTACAAAAGTTCGAGAAATCGATCTACACTTATGCGGGCTTGTTTCAAAATACGAGCCAGAGTTGAACGTTTAACGGGGCGATGAGCTGGAACTGTCAATTTGAGAACTTCATCAGATAGTTCTTTTTCTAATCGAATGTGACTCCCTCGTTGACGAACGACTACCCACCCATCTCGTTCCAAAGCAGCAATAATTTGTTGATATGGAACGCTAGGAACCTTACTCATAGGACTAACTCTCGAATGATAATGCCTTCTGTTGAAGAAACTTCGTCTTCTACAGGCTCAAGGTAAAGTTCTATAGCTTCTTGAATATTTGCTAACGCTTCATCAATATTCTCACCTTCACTAATACAACCAGGTAACGAAGGAACATAAACAGTGTAGCCACCTTCATCACTAGGTTCAAGAATAACTCTGAGTTTCATATTTTTATGAGAGTTAAACAATCTATTGGTATCATAACAAAGAGCAATCTTGGGACATCTGTATGGTTTGAGTAGTAATCAACTAAGAAGGATTACAGAAACGGTTTTGGGATCGCATAAATTTATAGCTTTTCTGAGACTGCTGAGGATAAATTTATCTGCGTCTATCCACGTTCATCTGCGGTTAATTCTTTTTTCCTGTATCTGAGCAAAGTAGTAACTGCTATATCTTACTGGCGGTGGAGCCTCTCATAAGGCATTACCAGGCGGAGCCACCGGATCGAGATGGTCTGGATCTTGGTTACCAGTCAGCGATCGCGCGATCGCCGACTGGTGACTTCTCACCGGTCACTGCTATCCCATCATATTTAGGGGATCGACATCAATTGTGAAACTCACTGACTTTTGGCGGCAAAGTTTATCTATCTCCTCCCAGTCTGGCAGATAGGGCGGTGTTTCGGGAGCGAGCTTTAGCAAAATTTGCCAGCGGTAGCGATTGGCTACTCGTAAAATACTCGCCGGTACGGGTCCTAAAATTTCTAACCCTTCTTGTGGCGGTAAAATTGCTGCTACGACTTTTGCTGTATTCTCAACTTGAATTGGGTCGGTACTGCTCAAGCGTAATAAAATTAACCTCCCATAGGGTGGGTAATTGAGTGCTTGCCGTTGTTCTAGTTCTTCATTTACAAAGGAATGGTAATCGTGATTTTTTACCGCCTCGATCGCGGGATGTTCTGGAGTATATGTTTGGACTATAACTCTTCCCGGTTCTTCTCCCCGACCAGCACGCCCTGCAACCTGAGTCAGTGTTTGAAATGCTCTTTCGCTAGCACGATAGTCTGATAAATGTAGCAACCCATCTGCAGAAACAACTCCCACAAGTGTCACTTGTGGCAAATCTAAACCTTTGGTTAGCATTTGCGTACCCACCAACAGATCGGCTTCTCCATTAGCAAATTGGGTAATGAGGTTGCGGTGTGCGCCTTTGTTTCTTGTCGTGTCGCTGTCAAAGCGGATGCAGCGCAAGTCGGGAAATTGTTTGGCTAATTCTTCCTCAACTTTTTGGGTTCCACTCCCAAAAAATTTCAAATAGGGAGAACTGCATTCCGGACAACTTCGGGGATGCGATCGCGTGTAATTACAATAATGACACCGCAAGACTGGCGTTGCTTCTTCCGTGTAGTGATATGCCAGTGATACATCACAGTGAGGACATTCTATAACAAACCCACAACTCCGACAAGACACAAAAGTACTGTG
It encodes the following:
- a CDS encoding VOC family protein; the protein is MSSNRLSSQNMKLEVVVFSVSDVDRAKAFYENLGWRFDIDVVEGDFRGVQMTPHNSEASIIFGKGVTPNNIGSAHNLVLAVDDLDAAREDLIARGVNVSEIFHYAGGPFNNAVENPRVGGRDPQGRSYFSFASFEDPEGNLWLLQEIEERLPGREWELTQARDMDVATFATLLRETAEHHDRYEKVHSEHHWWDWYTPYLKARQNGSSPEEADAAADRYMEEVFSVLSK
- a CDS encoding type II toxin-antitoxin system HicA family toxin — encoded protein: MSKVPSVPYQQIIAALERDGWVVVRQRGSHIRLEKELSDEVLKLTVPAHRPVKRSTLARILKQARISVDRFLELL
- a CDS encoding SDR family NAD(P)-dependent oxidoreductase, translated to MSTEQKVVVITGASQGIGAALVKAYRDRNYRVVATSRSIEPSNDDEVLVIPGDIAERKTAERAISEGVARFGRIDTLINNAGIFISKPFTQYTEADYAAYLGTNIAGFFHMTQFAIAEMEKQGSGHIVQISTSLVDNPIAGVPSVLASLTKGGLNAATKSLAIEYAKRSIRVNAVALGTIKTPMHPVETHVQLDALHPIGHMGEISDVVDAVLYLESANFVTGEILHVDGGQSAGH
- a CDS encoding FAD-dependent monooxygenase produces the protein MQTVGKAIEPTKPKVIAIGGGIGGLTLARACLDVGIEVKVYEKRELDTMLSGPGGIFIQRNAMRIYRLLWGGEIFNRFYKQGGKILKGGFSSKTGDPLYINSPEFVGEEDLGVCLLRPELQRILYEALPEGTVQTGVAFKSFEDTGDSVKVYFQDGSTDIGDILVGADGLYSKVRACLNGKEFLEDPVYSGTCCWRGYFNRGNIPLDAQYSWMEYWGQGNRFGYFDVGGDRIAFYAFSHSKSGGNDDAVGGSIQALRKIFADYAQPVPAIIEALDDKKIYRDDIFDREPLGTEWGRGRVTLLGDAAHPVQPNLGQGGCMAVEDAFEIAKLLNLSANYKAIPSLLRQYESSRSQRVTRVFNVSRQVGALGQTNSSLGCFFRNWIYKLTPTWLGDLQFKWLFDYEPSWEKVLSKLDL
- a CDS encoding DUF4351 domain-containing protein; the encoded protein is MDYEQSWHELESNSNPFAIITMAHLKTKATTSNLTQREEWKWHLICGLYEQGLTKQQIVKLFDIIDTMMTLPEQLQKRLVAKINRFEEERKMALVSPTVQLAREEGREEGREEGEIIGEQKVIIRQLNRRLGEIEAPFIEQICKLPVAQLEELAEALLDFSTVADLEQWLRDRSNPVEA
- a CDS encoding dihydrolipoyl dehydrogenase family protein, with amino-acid sequence METADVIVIGSGQGGVPLAVDFAKAGRNVVLFERDALGGSCINYGCTPSKAFLAAAHAAGRARQAAKLGIHAQVEVNFSTVMERVRSIRSQFNQGTKRRLESAGVRVVCAEAAFTGERTVSGGGVTVQAPLVVINTGTSSTIPDIPGLAGTPYLTNRNFFDLQQIPPRLLVVGGGYIALELGQGMARLGSQTTLIVRGDRLLAQEESDVSAVLADAFKQDGIGLHFNVTVRQVAYTNGVFTLTLNNGEVLNGEALLIATGRKPNTQALNTAVTGVELDAQGFVKIDERFQTTHSGIYAIGDVAKQPAFTHVSWEDYRRLKAILCGEHRTRNDRVLGYAVYTEPQVGRVGMTLDQAQKQGITAREVTLPMAYIARSIEWGHDLGFYRMVIDTHTNLILGATLVGYETAELVHVFLSLMEAKATWQVLEQSVHIHPTYGEALPSLARLLVGDDMPTCPNM
- a CDS encoding class I SAM-dependent methyltransferase, which encodes MMHENEERILNSWNQNALSWTRVIRYNQIESRVLVTNKSILETLTGLNPTTFLDVGCGEGWLCRELFAKGIDGWGVDASCALIEAAREYGDSRFLVSLYSDLGTQKFGNIDRFSCFICNFSILGQRDLTDIADAGHRLLEPCGKIIVQTLHPSTACGDTETADGWRETSWQEIGNEPFHPAPWYYRTVESWIEEFCTRDYRLLNLREMYHPVTNKPISIIFVFERN
- a CDS encoding type II toxin-antitoxin system HicB family antitoxin — encoded protein: MKLRVILEPSDEGGYTVYVPSLPGCISEGENIDEALANIQEAIELYLEPVEDEVSSTEGIIIRELVL